The Phycisphaerae bacterium genomic interval TGTAGATCATCCCGCCCAGCGCGGGACTCGCGAAGTCCTTGACGATGACGTTGGCCCCCAAGTCCACGTGCAACTCGCGCTGGCGCTTGGCCTCGACGGGCAGCCGGCTCATCGTCACGCAACCCAGATCCACGCCGGCTTTGATCTCCGACCGGCCGTCGCCGATGATCAGCACCTCCGCCGGATCGATCGACAACTCCGCCAGAAGCGATTCAATCACTTCATGCTTGGGAAGCTTCCTGTCCCACGACGATCCACGCAGCCCTTCGAACATCTTGCCGGGCCCGACCTCGAAGCCGATCGCCCGCACCTCCTCGTACATGCCGCCGTCCTCGTAGATCACCGCACCGGTCACAAAGTAGTTGACGCAGCCGAGCTCGTGCAGACGCCCGATGAACTCCATCGATCCGGGCACACGCCATTTGGCCGGGTTCTGCCACGCGTCCCGCGTGTTGCGATCGCGGCACGCCCCGTTCAAAATCTTCTCGTACAGCACGAAAAGCCGCGGCGTCCGCTCATTGATGAAATCCAGCAGCGCCGGCGGCTCAACGACGTCGGCAAACCGCTCCTCGCCGTTCCAGATCCGCTTGATGATCACCGAGTTGTGGCGCGCCTGCTCCTCCGTCAGCGCAAAGCCCGCGTCGTCGGGAACGTTGCCCAGTTCGATGGCCCGCCGAATCCCGTATTCCATCTGCGTCAGCGCCGAGAGTCCCGCCGACTCGACGCAGAACCGATCGGTCTCCGGAAGCGGCTCGGCGCCCACGCGGTCGATCAGCTTCTTGAGGTTCTCATCGGAGTCGAAATCGTCGCGCAGACCGCACGTCATCGCCCAGTGAATCGACAGACTCATCACCGGCGGCCAGTCGCGGATCAGGCTGTGCGTGCCGTCGATGTCGTGAATGACGTGCGTGATGGGACGCTTGCCGACCGGATGGATCACCTCGATCTCCGGCGAAGCCACGTGCGTATCGTCGTAGAAGATCATGCCGCCGCCCTACCGCCCCTTTCCCAGGTGCGCCGAGTTCTTCTCGATCAGCGCCACCCGCTGCTGCACGCACTTGTGCGAGAACAGCGGGTCTTCCGGCGTGTTCTTGCAGTAGTCGATCAGTTGGTCCTCGGTGCTCGTGACCACGCCCAGACGGGTGTCCGACTCGCCGAAGTAGATGAAGACCTCGCCGCTGTCCCGCATGGCCGCCCCGCAACTGAAGATGTTGCCCGTCGTGTCGCCGCGCCGCTCGTCGCCGTACGCCGAAAAGAAATGCCCGCCCGGCCGGTAGATGACGCGCGACGGATCCTCCAGGCTGGTCATGAACGCGTACAGCACGTAGCGCAGGCCGCACGACTGATTCCGCACGCCGTGCGCGACGTGCAGCCAGCCGGCCCGCGTCTTGATCGGCGTCGGCCCGCCGCCGTTCTTGGCCTCCTTGACGGTGTGGTAAATCCGCTGGTCGATGATCTTCTCGCTGCGAATCTCCGCGTGCTCGATATCGTCCACCAGCGCCCAGCCGATGCCGGTCTGGCTGCCCGTGTCGATAAACGAATCGGCCGGACGCGTGTAGAAGGCGTATTGGCCGTCGACGAATTCCGGATGCAGGATGACGTTCCGCTGCTGCGGTCCGGACTTCAGATCGGGCAGACGTTCCCAACGCCGCAGGTCCTTCGTGCGGACGATTCCCGCGTCGGCGCGGGCTGCGCTGGGATCGTTCGGCTCCGTCCTGTCCTTGCGCTCGGCGCAGAACACCCCGTAGATCCACCCGTCCTCGTGTTGCGTCAGCCGCATGTCGTAGACGTTCGTCTCCGGATCGTCGGACACTGGAAGCACCACCGGCTTCTCGTGAAACCGGAAGTTGTCCACGCCCGTCTCGCTCTCCGCGATGGCGAAAAACGACTTGCGGTCAAACCCCTCCACGCGAACGACCAGCACGATCCTGCCGTCTTTGACCATCGCGCCGGAGTTGAACGTGGAGTTGACGCCCAGCCGCTGCATGAAGAACGGATTGTCCTTCTCGTCGAAATCGTAAATCCACGTCGGCGGAACGTGGTCGCGCGTGACCGCCGGATGCTCGTAACGAAAGTAAATTCCGTTGCCCGGCAAGACCGGCCGGTTGGGACGCGTGATCAGCTCCTCGTATTGGGCGGTCAACCGAGCCCTTCGCCGATGATAGATCGTATCCGACATCCTGCCTCTCCTGTAAACGGCGCCATTCCGTCGGCCGGACAATCCGGCGATCGCAATTGCGATCCACTGCCCCGCAAAACACCGGACGCATTCTACCCGTCCGTCGCCCTCATGTCCACGTTCCGAGCCCGGCGTCCATGCGGCCACGCCTCAGCGAATGATCGATCAGAACCATGGGCGGGATTCGAAATGCACGCAAGGGACGAACCGCTCGGCGAAGCGAGACGCCGCTCACATGGCGGTCCAGCCGCCGTCGACGGGAATCGTGGCCGCGGTCACGTACGACGATTCATCGGCCGCCAGAAACGCCACCGCGCCGGCAATCTGGTCCGCCTGACCGATCCGCCCCAACGCCGTCCGCGCGGCCAGACGCTGCACGAACTCACCCGCGTCCCGCTGCACCGGCGGCGCGGGAAACGGGCCGGGAGCGACCGCGTTGATGCGGATGTTCCTCGGACCCCAGTGAACGGCTAGGTAACGGACCATCTGGATCAGTGCGGCCTTGCCCGCGCCGTAGTCGATCGGATTCGGCGTCATCGGCGGATGGTACATCCTCGGATTCGGAGCGACCAGGCCGTACATCGACGCGAACATGATGATGCTGCCGCCGGCGCTCATCGCCGCTGCGGACTCCCGGGCGAACACGAAGCTGCCCGTCACGTTCACGCGGCACGAGCGGTCGAATTCCTCAGCCGTCAGGTCCTCCACCGTCTTGCCGGGCGAGTAATACGTGGCGTTGACCGCGATGTCGAGCCGGCCGAAACGCCCGAGAGTCTCCGCGACCGCGGATGCCACCGAAGCCGGCTCGCCGATATCCAATCCGACCGCCGAAACGCGGGCCTCGGCGAACCGGCCACGGATCGCCTCGACCATCTGACCAGCCTTCTCTTCGGACAGATCGGCGACCACCACGGCGGCCCCTTGTTCGACCAGCCCAAGACAGCAGGCGCAGCCGAGATACCCGCCGCCGCCCGCGAACAGCACTACCTTCTTGCTCAAATCAAACATGGCTATCTCGGGACAGAATCAGGATTGATAGTACAGATCGCCCGACCGCCGCAGCTTCAGGAAGTTCTCGTAGAGCCGCCGATACGCCTCGGCCCGCTGCGGATCGGGCTCAAACCGGCCCGCGAGTTTCACCAGACGGCTCGAGGCCTCGGCATAGTCCTTGAACGCGCCGGTCGCGACCGCGGCCATGATCGCCGAACCCGCCACGCCCGACTGCTCGTGGCCAAGCCGTTCCAGCGGCGCATCGAGAATGTCCGCGATCATCCGCGCCCAAACGTCCGAACGCGCCGCTCCGCCCACCACGCGAACCGCCCGCCCGCCCAGTTCCCAGCCGAGCAGCTCGATCAACTCGCGCGTCGCAAATCCCACGCCCTCCGCCGCCGCCCGCAGCATCGCCCACCGGTCGGTCTTACGCGACAGGCCCGCCACCGCGCCGCGATACCGCGCGTTGTTCGGCCACGCGCGACCGTCCAGGTCGATCAGCATCGCCGCCCCGTCGGACCCAACCGGCACGCCCGCGATCCGCTCGAAAACCTGCTCATAACTCAACTCGTCGGCCAGCAGCTTCTTGCACCAGTCGAATGCGCCGCATCCGCTGTTGGTATAGCCGAGCTGATAACTCGCCCCGGGAACCGGATACACGCTGCAGATTCCGTGAAAGCCCTGCGCCGCCGGCAGCCCGCCCGCGGTGAACATCTTGAACCCGATCAACGCGGTGCCGAGCACGACGAGAATCTTCTCATCGTCGTCAATCCCGGCGCCGACCGCGTTGGCCGTTTGGTCGTTGGCCCCGGTGACCACCGCCGCGGTCGCCGGCAGGCCGGTGCGCCCGGCGGCCTCGCGGCTGACCCGGCCGACGACCTGGCCGCTCGGCACGACTGCGGGCAACCGTTCCGGCGAAATCTCGAGCGCTTCGAGCATCGGTTGCCACCACCGCTCTTCCCGCCAGTCGTACAGCCCAGCCATCGCCGCGACGTTGGCGTCCCAGAACGCTTCGCCCGTCAAGTGGCGGATCAGCAACGCGCTGACGTGCAGGAACTGGTGCGCCCGTTCGAACACCTCAGCGTGCCGCCGCCGCAGGTACAGCAGCATCGACGCCAGGTGCCCGGAGTAGAGCTCGTCCATGCCGATCCGCTGAAAAATCTCCTCGCGCCCGAACCGCTGCGTCAGCTCGCGGCCCTCAGCCTCGGCCCGGCCGTCGATCCACGTCCAGGCGTTCTGCAGACATCGACCGTCGCGATCGACCGGCACGAAGCTCTGCCCCTGCCCGCTGACGCAGACGCCGCCGACCCGCGACAGATCGATCCGCCGGCCCAACTCACCCAGCGCCTGCTCGAACGCCTCCAAATACCGCGGACCCGGCAGCTCCGACCAGCCCGCCTGCGGATGGATCAACTCATACCGCGCCTCCGCCCAACCCAGAAACTCCCCGCGCTCCGCGTCGACCGCGCCAAGCTTCAAACCGCTCGTGCCGATATCCACGCCGACAAAAATCATGCCGCACCCTTCAAGCGCCGCCGCCCACGGCGGACCTCTTCCCTTCCAGCTACTGGCTTCTGACTTCGTCTTTCGGTCCGCGTGCTCCGCGTGGTCCGTGCCGCTCCTACAAAGAGCGCCTACTTGGTCGTCACGCGGCAGAACTCGCGAATGAACTCGACCGCCACCGCCGACATCGCCTCGTCGAGCTGCCGACCCGTCTCCTTGGTCGCCGGGGTCGGGTCGCCGTACGCCCCGGTCTGCGACTGCTGAAGACCCCAGGTGCTCCAGACCACCGGCTTCGAGCCGGCAAAACTGTCCGCCGGACAGTACTTGCTGCTGTAGCGCATATGATCGACGTCCTTGGCCTTCGACATGTCGATCGGCCGGCCGTAGTAAAGCATCATCGACGTCTCGTACTCGCCCGCGTGGATCGCGCCGCCCGCCTCCGTCTTGCGGATCTCAGCGAACTTCTTGGCCGCGAACGAAGCCGGCTGAATCACCGCGATCCACACCTTGGCCCGGTCCGCCACGTCGCGAACGAGCTGGCGCATGATCCCGTCGTGATGGCCGTGATTGTTCGACACGACGATCCGATAAAAGCCCATCTGCGCCAGCGATGTCACCACGTCGGTCAACGCCGCCAGCAAAACCTCGGGCCGCACCGAAATCGTGCCCGGCCAAGCCTTCATGATCTCCATCGAATACCCAGCCCACCAGGTCGGCATCACCAGCATCGGCGGATCGCCGGCTTCCTTCTCCCACCGCTGGGCGATCGTCCGCGAGGTGTCCTCCGCGATCATCGCGTCGGCTCCGGTCGCCATGTGCTCGCCGTGCTCCTCGACCGTGCCCACCGGCAGCAGCACCACCGCGCCGCGGGCGATGTAACCCTTCAATTCAACCCAGCTCTTGTCCTGAAAGTAGAAGCTCATCGGTTCACCTTTTCCTTATCAGTTGGTCGTTTATATGCCGTTTCGCCGGACAATCTGGCCCTGGACGATGGTCATCCGGACCTGCTCCCGATCATCGAGGAC includes:
- a CDS encoding creatininase family protein, giving the protein MSFYFQDKSWVELKGYIARGAVVLLPVGTVEEHGEHMATGADAMIAEDTSRTIAQRWEKEAGDPPMLVMPTWWAGYSMEIMKAWPGTISVRPEVLLAALTDVVTSLAQMGFYRIVVSNNHGHHDGIMRQLVRDVADRAKVWIAVIQPASFAAKKFAEIRKTEAGGAIHAGEYETSMMLYYGRPIDMSKAKDVDHMRYSSKYCPADSFAGSKPVVWSTWGLQQSQTGAYGDPTPATKETGRQLDEAMSAVAVEFIREFCRVTTK
- a CDS encoding HAD family hydrolase translates to MIFYDDTHVASPEIEVIHPVGKRPITHVIHDIDGTHSLIRDWPPVMSLSIHWAMTCGLRDDFDSDENLKKLIDRVGAEPLPETDRFCVESAGLSALTQMEYGIRRAIELGNVPDDAGFALTEEQARHNSVIIKRIWNGEERFADVVEPPALLDFINERTPRLFVLYEKILNGACRDRNTRDAWQNPAKWRVPGSMEFIGRLHELGCVNYFVTGAVIYEDGGMYEEVRAIGFEVGPGKMFEGLRGSSWDRKLPKHEVIESLLAELSIDPAEVLIIGDGRSEIKAGVDLGCVTMSRLPVEAKRQRELHVDLGANVIVKDFASPALGGMIYKETAD
- a CDS encoding glycosidase, with amino-acid sequence MSDTIYHRRRARLTAQYEELITRPNRPVLPGNGIYFRYEHPAVTRDHVPPTWIYDFDEKDNPFFMQRLGVNSTFNSGAMVKDGRIVLVVRVEGFDRKSFFAIAESETGVDNFRFHEKPVVLPVSDDPETNVYDMRLTQHEDGWIYGVFCAERKDRTEPNDPSAARADAGIVRTKDLRRWERLPDLKSGPQQRNVILHPEFVDGQYAFYTRPADSFIDTGSQTGIGWALVDDIEHAEIRSEKIIDQRIYHTVKEAKNGGGPTPIKTRAGWLHVAHGVRNQSCGLRYVLYAFMTSLEDPSRVIYRPGGHFFSAYGDERRGDTTGNIFSCGAAMRDSGEVFIYFGESDTRLGVVTSTEDQLIDYCKNTPEDPLFSHKCVQQRVALIEKNSAHLGKGR
- a CDS encoding SDR family oxidoreductase codes for the protein MFDLSKKVVLFAGGGGYLGCACCLGLVEQGAAVVVADLSEEKAGQMVEAIRGRFAEARVSAVGLDIGEPASVASAVAETLGRFGRLDIAVNATYYSPGKTVEDLTAEEFDRSCRVNVTGSFVFARESAAAMSAGGSIIMFASMYGLVAPNPRMYHPPMTPNPIDYGAGKAALIQMVRYLAVHWGPRNIRINAVAPGPFPAPPVQRDAGEFVQRLAARTALGRIGQADQIAGAVAFLAADESSYVTAATIPVDGGWTAM